A single Desulfomonile tiedjei DNA region contains:
- a CDS encoding ABC transporter ATP-binding protein, translating to MATKGNGDGPLLRCESISLKFGGVWALTDISLEVKKGEIVSIIGPNGAGKTCIINTITGFYRPSQGNIYFKERQITGLPAHKVCALGIARTFQNIELFTGLTVLDNILAARHIFLKSNLISSCLYFGFAQQEEIQERKIVEDIIDFLEMEAIRKQEVGILPYGQRKRVELGRALALQPDIILLDEPTAGMNLEEKEDMVRFVLDINEEKGTTILMVEHDMDIVMDISDKIIVFDFGVKIAEGLPDEIKRDDRVIKAYLGEK from the coding sequence ATGGCGACAAAGGGGAATGGTGACGGTCCGCTTCTCAGGTGCGAAAGCATTAGCCTGAAATTCGGCGGAGTTTGGGCTCTTACGGATATTTCCTTGGAAGTAAAAAAAGGGGAAATAGTCAGCATCATAGGCCCCAACGGGGCAGGCAAGACTTGCATCATCAATACCATCACAGGTTTTTACCGCCCCTCACAGGGAAATATATATTTTAAAGAGAGGCAAATTACCGGCCTTCCTGCCCATAAAGTCTGTGCGCTTGGGATTGCAAGGACCTTTCAGAATATCGAGCTGTTTACCGGCCTAACGGTTTTGGACAACATTCTCGCTGCAAGGCATATATTCCTCAAAAGTAACCTAATATCGAGTTGCTTATATTTTGGCTTTGCTCAGCAAGAGGAAATCCAGGAAAGAAAGATAGTTGAGGATATTATAGACTTTCTTGAAATGGAAGCCATTAGGAAACAAGAGGTGGGGATCCTTCCTTACGGACAACGCAAAAGGGTGGAGCTGGGCAGGGCACTGGCCTTACAGCCCGATATAATCCTTTTGGATGAACCGACAGCGGGAATGAACCTGGAAGAGAAAGAAGATATGGTGAGATTCGTCCTGGACATTAACGAAGAGAAGGGCACCACCATTCTTATGGTCGAGCACGATATGGATATAGTGATGGACATATCCGACAAAATTATCGTGTTTGATTTCGGAGTGAAGATCGCTGAAGGGCTTCCGGACGAGATAAAGCGGGACGATAGAGTCATTAAGGCCTATCTGGGCGAGAAATGA
- a CDS encoding AMP-binding protein codes for MSEEDTYPKFLMRNKKQWGDRVALRRKDMGIWQNYTWNDCYEHVKHLCFGLVELGLKPGDKVALIGDDEPEGFWAEAAIQAAGGVVVAMWSDSIPSEVAYVIQHSDAKFIIAEDQEQVDKILEIKDEIPGVQKLVYWDRKGMRKYNDPILLSYDDLKKAGSRLAETHPALFEELITGGKGTDIAQISYTSGTTSLPKGAMITHNAIIASARRMQDFAPLDQGEDLITTLASASVFHSWFSGFNYIRGVIINFPEEPETLMHDYREISPRFILFTPRQWESLSSMTQIRVNDAGALKRFCYNLFLPVGYKIANLRSSKKKISPAWQLLYGLGDLLVFAPLRDKLGFAKTKYPVTGSAFLSPDFFKFFQALGINLTQIYGSTEAGVVSMHPENDVDNDSVGKICTGVEIKISEEQEILVGGKSIFSGYYKNPEKTDQAIRDGWFHTGDSGHINDRKHLFYLDRIDNLDELSTGHRYAPAYIEGKLKFSRFIQDVMVIGGKSRSYLSVIINIDFESIGKWAEANQITYTTFVDLSQKEEVSKLVRKDLQRVNKTLPEESKVRKFALLHKEFDADEGELTRTRKLRRSFLQDRYRDLIDAVYDDKAEVPVVTEVKYRDGRKGIVETKLKIRSVYEGTGSAS; via the coding sequence TTGTCGGAAGAAGACACTTATCCCAAGTTCCTGATGCGGAATAAGAAACAGTGGGGAGATCGAGTGGCCCTGCGTAGAAAAGATATGGGCATTTGGCAAAATTATACGTGGAATGACTGTTATGAACATGTAAAACATCTGTGCTTCGGGTTGGTGGAGCTGGGCTTGAAGCCTGGAGACAAGGTTGCCCTTATAGGGGATGACGAGCCTGAAGGTTTTTGGGCCGAAGCAGCTATACAGGCTGCCGGAGGGGTAGTGGTGGCCATGTGGAGCGACTCCATCCCATCTGAAGTCGCTTATGTTATTCAACACTCTGATGCCAAGTTTATAATAGCAGAGGATCAGGAGCAAGTTGATAAGATACTGGAAATAAAAGATGAAATTCCTGGGGTGCAAAAATTAGTATATTGGGATCGGAAAGGCATGAGAAAATATAATGATCCCATCTTGCTAAGTTATGATGACCTGAAAAAAGCCGGAAGTAGGCTCGCAGAAACACACCCTGCACTTTTCGAGGAATTGATTACCGGGGGTAAGGGGACGGATATTGCCCAAATATCCTATACCTCAGGCACCACCAGCCTGCCCAAGGGCGCCATGATAACACACAATGCCATAATAGCTTCGGCCAGGAGAATGCAAGACTTTGCTCCACTCGATCAGGGTGAAGATCTCATTACAACATTGGCATCCGCTTCCGTGTTTCATTCATGGTTCTCGGGATTTAATTACATCCGGGGAGTGATAATAAATTTTCCGGAGGAACCGGAAACCTTGATGCATGATTATAGGGAAATATCTCCTCGGTTTATATTGTTTACCCCGCGCCAGTGGGAAAGCCTTTCTTCCATGACGCAAATACGGGTAAACGATGCCGGGGCTTTGAAAAGGTTTTGTTACAATCTATTTCTACCAGTAGGTTACAAAATCGCGAATCTGCGTTCATCGAAAAAGAAGATAAGTCCGGCCTGGCAATTACTTTATGGGCTGGGCGATTTACTGGTCTTTGCGCCGCTCAGGGACAAACTCGGGTTCGCCAAAACCAAATATCCCGTAACAGGAAGTGCTTTTCTGAGTCCGGATTTCTTCAAATTCTTCCAGGCCCTGGGCATTAATCTTACGCAGATCTACGGCAGCACAGAGGCAGGCGTGGTGAGCATGCACCCTGAAAACGATGTTGACAACGATAGCGTAGGGAAAATATGCACCGGCGTCGAAATAAAGATATCCGAAGAGCAGGAAATCCTGGTTGGCGGCAAGAGCATCTTCTCGGGTTACTACAAAAACCCTGAGAAAACCGATCAAGCAATCAGGGATGGTTGGTTTCACACAGGGGATTCGGGGCACATAAATGACAGGAAACATCTTTTTTACCTGGACAGAATTGATAACCTGGACGAACTGAGTACCGGTCATAGATATGCTCCGGCTTACATTGAAGGTAAGCTAAAATTCAGCAGATTCATTCAAGACGTTATGGTCATTGGCGGCAAGAGCAGGAGTTATCTGTCCGTAATAATAAATATAGACTTTGAGAGCATCGGGAAGTGGGCCGAAGCCAACCAGATTACTTATACAACCTTCGTGGACCTGTCTCAGAAGGAGGAGGTAAGCAAGCTCGTCCGAAAGGATCTGCAAAGGGTTAACAAAACCCTTCCGGAGGAATCGAAAGTAAGGAAGTTCGCCTTGCTTCACAAGGAGTTCGACGCTGATGAGGGAGAACTCACCAGAACGAGAAAATTGAGGAGATCATTCCTGCAGGACCGCTATCGAGATCTAATCGATGCTGTTTACGACGATAAAGCGGAAGTTCCCGTGGTAACGGAAGTCAAATATAGGGACGGTAGAAAAGGCATAGTGGAAACCAAGCTCAAAATACGATCGGTCTACGAAGGGACGGGAAGCGCGAGTTGA
- a CDS encoding ABC transporter ATP-binding protein produces the protein MLKLNNVEVKYAGVILVLRGVSLEIGDGTIVSLLGSNGAGKTTTLKAVSGLLHTELGEVTAGTIEYDGYRIDKLGPEEIARIGVTQVMEGRQVLAHLTVEENLRLGGYILKNNNIKQDLDMVYDYFPKLTRLRHSTSGYLSGGEQQMLAMGRAMMAHPKIMLLDEPSMGLAPLIVDEIYSMIKRFNAEEKNSILIVEQNARAALAVSEFSYVMENGRVVLDGPSSKLAENEDIKEFYLGLSKLGEKKSYREVKHYKRRKRWL, from the coding sequence GTGCTGAAGTTGAACAACGTTGAGGTTAAGTATGCCGGCGTAATTCTGGTGTTACGAGGGGTCTCCCTGGAGATCGGGGATGGAACTATTGTTTCTCTTTTGGGGAGCAACGGGGCCGGCAAAACTACCACCCTCAAAGCTGTTTCAGGATTGCTCCACACAGAGCTTGGAGAAGTCACCGCCGGAACTATCGAGTATGACGGGTACAGAATAGATAAGCTGGGGCCCGAGGAAATAGCTAGAATAGGTGTCACTCAGGTCATGGAGGGTCGGCAGGTCCTGGCGCACCTCACAGTTGAGGAAAATCTTCGGCTGGGGGGATATATCCTGAAGAATAACAATATTAAGCAAGATCTGGACATGGTCTATGATTACTTTCCCAAATTGACGCGACTCCGTCATTCCACCAGCGGGTATTTGTCCGGAGGGGAACAGCAGATGCTGGCAATGGGCCGCGCTATGATGGCCCATCCAAAGATCATGTTACTCGATGAACCCTCCATGGGGCTTGCTCCATTGATCGTGGACGAGATTTACTCAATGATAAAGCGCTTCAATGCTGAAGAGAAGAATAGCATCCTTATTGTTGAGCAGAATGCGAGAGCTGCCCTTGCTGTCAGCGAATTCTCTTATGTCATGGAGAACGGTAGGGTCGTTCTGGACGGCCCATCTTCGAAGTTGGCCGAGAATGAGGATATCAAAGAATTCTATCTGGGGCTCAGCAAACTTGGAGAAAAGAAGAGTTACCGTGAAGTGAAGCACTACAAAAGAAGAAAGAGATGGCTGTAG
- a CDS encoding branched-chain amino acid ABC transporter permease translates to MEFFGKIVMAGLMNGAIYGLVAIGFVLVYKSSSVLNFSQGYMLLLGAYIFWFFKGSLKLDLLSSLLLALPSGFLMGVIIERLTLRPLIGQPLISMITVTIFLSLVLEGLVSLVWGTYPLQQITVFSRGSLKISNIVFTTENLFAFALALGAMLALIIFFRYTGLGLAMRGVAEGHQIMQSMGISVRRIFSLSWGIAGIAATIGGILMGSTLGFQLGLSHIGLLAIPAAFIGGLESPEGAILGGLLIGLIESIVSGYLGNAAGVPATFIVLILVMLVRPYGFFGLERIERV, encoded by the coding sequence ATGGAGTTCTTTGGCAAGATAGTCATGGCGGGGTTGATGAACGGGGCTATTTACGGCCTCGTGGCCATCGGTTTTGTGCTTGTGTACAAGTCTTCATCGGTGCTCAATTTTTCCCAGGGCTACATGCTACTGCTGGGAGCCTATATTTTCTGGTTTTTCAAAGGTTCGTTGAAACTCGATCTCCTCTCTTCCTTACTGCTCGCCCTGCCTTCAGGGTTCCTGATGGGCGTCATCATAGAGCGGCTCACATTGCGCCCACTAATTGGGCAACCATTGATATCCATGATTACCGTCACCATTTTCCTGTCCCTTGTCTTAGAGGGATTAGTATCATTGGTGTGGGGAACCTACCCTTTGCAGCAAATAACGGTGTTTTCCAGAGGGTCTTTGAAAATAAGCAACATTGTTTTTACCACAGAGAACTTGTTTGCCTTCGCCCTTGCCTTGGGAGCGATGTTGGCCCTTATAATCTTTTTCCGCTACACAGGACTGGGCCTGGCCATGAGAGGGGTTGCCGAAGGCCACCAGATAATGCAGAGCATGGGTATTAGCGTAAGAAGGATTTTCAGCCTTTCCTGGGGCATCGCGGGGATCGCTGCAACTATTGGGGGAATCCTCATGGGAAGCACTCTTGGATTCCAACTTGGTCTGAGCCACATAGGATTATTAGCCATACCCGCGGCATTCATCGGCGGTCTGGAATCTCCCGAGGGTGCCATTCTGGGTGGCTTACTGATCGGGCTGATTGAGAGTATTGTCTCCGGGTATTTGGGCAATGCGGCGGGGGTGCCGGCTACATTTATCGTATTGATACTGGTGATGCTGGTCAGACCTTACGGTTTTTTTGGTCTGGAAAGAATAGAGAGGGTTTAG
- a CDS encoding branched-chain amino acid ABC transporter permease gives MAHTSYYPPSGIYADSYKKDMRIIKTRSQRILAVMSLIFLFALPLIPGLNSGYLLRLYIGVGITVITCLGLNILTGYCGQLNIGQSSFVMVGAFTSGLLNLGLGWPFWACVIPAGLVSACVGAIFGIPSVRLKGLYLALTTLGAQIILTWIALFYIPITSAGFTVEPIKLGSIVFDTPENFYYVAMFFTVMMTFFAKNMIRSKWGRAFIAIRDNDKAAEAMGIDIFRYKLIAFTVCTFYAGVAGSLLVHYMMWAQLESFTLQDSIWYVVMIIVGGLGSIEGTIFGVIFITALKEVIFVIGPMLEGNLPFLPIGAGSGLLLTIIGGVAIFFLVFEPRGLSHRWNLIKAYYRLWPFGY, from the coding sequence ATGGCTCACACATCATATTATCCGCCGAGCGGCATTTATGCTGACAGCTACAAAAAAGATATGCGAATTATCAAAACAAGATCCCAAAGGATATTGGCGGTCATGTCCTTGATATTTCTTTTTGCACTGCCTCTCATTCCGGGTCTCAACAGCGGTTATTTGCTAAGGCTCTATATCGGGGTCGGAATCACTGTCATAACTTGTCTCGGACTCAACATATTAACCGGATATTGCGGGCAGCTCAACATTGGTCAGTCCTCTTTTGTGATGGTGGGAGCATTTACATCAGGGCTACTGAACTTGGGCCTGGGATGGCCTTTCTGGGCTTGCGTCATCCCTGCGGGATTGGTTTCCGCCTGTGTCGGAGCCATATTCGGTATACCTTCCGTGCGGTTAAAGGGGTTGTACCTGGCATTGACAACTCTTGGGGCACAGATCATCCTTACATGGATCGCGCTTTTTTATATCCCGATAACCTCAGCTGGTTTCACTGTGGAGCCCATAAAACTGGGAAGTATTGTTTTCGACACACCCGAGAATTTCTATTATGTCGCTATGTTTTTTACCGTCATGATGACCTTCTTCGCGAAAAACATGATCCGGTCCAAGTGGGGCCGAGCCTTTATAGCCATAAGAGACAATGACAAGGCTGCTGAAGCGATGGGCATCGACATTTTTCGCTATAAACTCATTGCGTTCACTGTATGTACATTTTATGCCGGAGTGGCAGGATCTTTACTTGTACACTACATGATGTGGGCACAACTTGAATCCTTTACGCTCCAAGACTCCATTTGGTACGTGGTGATGATCATTGTGGGTGGGTTGGGCAGCATTGAAGGAACCATTTTCGGTGTGATATTCATAACCGCTCTGAAAGAAGTAATCTTTGTCATCGGACCAATGTTGGAAGGAAATTTGCCCTTTTTGCCAATCGGGGCCGGGAGCGGCTTACTTTTGACAATTATCGGAGGCGTAGCGATATTCTTTCTGGTCTTTGAACCGAGAGGTTTGTCTCATCGCTGGAACCTCATTAAGGCCTACTATAGGTTATGGCCCTTCGGGTACTGA
- a CDS encoding ABC transporter substrate-binding protein, whose amino-acid sequence MKARMFWAVVFFLVATVITSPFPVSWAQGPVKEVMVGNVSAMTGPTSGTHMMCQSGSKDYLYYLNEKNGGIAGSKGKVKIKYLSYDSQYVATKAKDGFARLQGQGMIVCTHCASGHSDALRADYEKAKIPLVTGSHGVASPWSDWAYGNYHSGVANMIRSWIVWLKTDWEKAGKPGGTLVLGCVATDEPFVPLSLWEIDAFVKEQGIKLVTETIPKGTTDASPQLLRLKEAGAKGIFVLSSAPGAVVVLNSAKSMNLNIPCTQCAAATLGDVIALGGPELTEGYQGEYFYEPMSKSPKYEDSPGMKLVKELWEKNHSGERPNDMYINGILSGMIIAEGIRLALDEVTPDKLNGETLKKYGLDRIKNFDCMGLTKPISYVTDDHIGPKHVRYWVVRKGFLEPVSEWMPTTTFRIPKK is encoded by the coding sequence ATGAAAGCAAGAATGTTTTGGGCCGTGGTCTTTTTCTTGGTAGCCACCGTGATAACATCACCGTTTCCAGTTAGCTGGGCTCAGGGCCCCGTCAAAGAGGTCATGGTAGGCAATGTGAGCGCCATGACAGGCCCTACCAGCGGAACTCATATGATGTGCCAATCGGGATCGAAAGATTACCTGTATTATCTCAACGAAAAAAACGGGGGCATTGCAGGTAGCAAAGGAAAAGTGAAGATCAAGTATCTTTCATACGATTCTCAATACGTCGCTACAAAAGCCAAAGACGGCTTCGCCAGGCTTCAGGGGCAAGGGATGATTGTCTGCACTCATTGTGCCTCCGGACATTCGGACGCCTTGCGGGCAGACTATGAAAAAGCCAAAATTCCATTGGTGACAGGCTCGCACGGTGTGGCAAGCCCCTGGTCTGATTGGGCTTACGGCAACTATCATTCCGGAGTCGCAAACATGATCCGGTCTTGGATAGTGTGGCTGAAAACCGATTGGGAAAAGGCGGGAAAACCGGGAGGGACTTTGGTGCTTGGCTGTGTGGCGACGGACGAGCCATTTGTGCCCCTGAGCCTGTGGGAGATAGATGCCTTCGTAAAGGAGCAGGGAATCAAGTTGGTGACAGAAACCATCCCAAAAGGGACAACTGACGCCAGCCCGCAGTTGTTACGCCTGAAAGAAGCTGGAGCGAAAGGCATTTTCGTTCTGTCGTCCGCGCCCGGAGCGGTCGTTGTTCTCAATTCCGCGAAGTCGATGAACCTAAATATCCCCTGTACCCAATGCGCGGCCGCCACACTGGGTGACGTGATAGCCCTTGGTGGTCCTGAGCTGACAGAAGGATATCAGGGGGAATACTTCTATGAGCCGATGTCCAAGAGTCCAAAATATGAAGACTCGCCGGGAATGAAACTTGTCAAAGAGCTTTGGGAGAAGAATCATTCCGGTGAGAGGCCGAATGACATGTATATCAATGGCATCCTGTCCGGGATGATCATTGCCGAGGGCATCCGTCTTGCTTTAGACGAGGTTACGCCGGACAAGCTCAATGGCGAAACCTTAAAGAAATATGGACTGGATCGGATAAAGAATTTCGACTGCATGGGGTTAACCAAGCCCATTTCATACGTTACGGACGATCATATAGGGCCGAAACACGTGAGATATTGGGTCGTTCGTAAAGGCTTTTTGGAGCCTGTGAGCGAGTGGATGCCGACCACCACATTCCGGATACCCAAGAAATGA
- a CDS encoding 4Fe-4S binding protein yields MVEIKFLAQVNKKKCMGCAACENVCPTEAIKVVNKKAKVYRKKCLACPNCSGICPEDAIKMVPRSEPLKLGVDPSEVDQTQLVELCKKAHLHPHQWLCLCSATRVREGAAAVLKGAKSPEEIALMTGVRSGCTVYCFQTMMRLLKAHGVKVPPPEGYRWYDSTQTLWDVPEEVIKKYPGHFLEEDKEVFRKI; encoded by the coding sequence ATGGTTGAAATCAAGTTCTTGGCTCAAGTAAACAAGAAAAAATGCATGGGCTGCGCTGCTTGTGAAAACGTATGCCCCACTGAAGCAATTAAAGTCGTGAACAAGAAAGCCAAGGTCTACCGCAAGAAATGCCTGGCGTGTCCTAATTGCTCGGGCATATGCCCGGAGGATGCGATTAAGATGGTTCCTCGCTCCGAGCCATTAAAATTAGGAGTGGACCCTTCGGAGGTAGATCAAACGCAGTTGGTCGAATTATGCAAAAAGGCGCACCTGCATCCTCACCAGTGGCTTTGTTTGTGCAGTGCAACGCGAGTTCGAGAGGGCGCTGCCGCGGTTTTGAAGGGCGCCAAATCGCCGGAGGAGATCGCTCTAATGACTGGTGTACGTTCGGGATGCACCGTTTACTGTTTTCAAACCATGATGAGATTGCTCAAGGCTCACGGCGTGAAGGTCCCCCCGCCCGAAGGCTACCGCTGGTATGATTCAACACAGACGTTGTGGGATGTTCCTGAAGAGGTCATAAAGAAATATCCCGGACATTTTCTTGAGGAAGACAAGGAAGTGTTCAGAAAAATTTAA